A genomic segment from Zonotrichia albicollis isolate bZonAlb1 chromosome 21, bZonAlb1.hap1, whole genome shotgun sequence encodes:
- the LOC141731384 gene encoding uncharacterized protein LOC141731384 — protein sequence MEPPPRPPGPRRSAPAQRPLNAARDIPRHAPARGRRSPSSSSSSSLLLLGERLSAGVSDLPPPPPPPPAGAPGRAGSAGGAHGRAAGLPRTRVGPAGRHSIAGSRGEPRPRRRAPAPALRGRAAARGGGGEAPASSPSSLAGFFFPFASALAARGAERSRIGASASRLPQASSPAIHSCTRGSASPGARGGAGGLPLRSPQRRQRQRGQTLRELAGSPSVPPGEPRRLPAHGAPHARGSRGPGGGTGGGSAPPPPPRPPSFAQCHPSPCISLLNCSC from the coding sequence ATGGAGCCTCCCCCGcgcccgccggggccgcgccgcTCCGCGCCCGCTCAGCGCCCGCTCAACGCCGCCCGTGACATCCCCCGCCACGCACCGGCCCGGGGGCGCcgctccccttcctcctcctcctcctcctctctcctcctcctcggcGAGCGGCTCTCCGCAGGGGTGTCcgaccttcctcctcctcctcctcctcctcccgctggCGCTCCGGGGCGAGCCGGCTCAGCCGGCGGGGCTCAtgggcgggcggcggggctgccccgcacACGCGTGGGCCCCGCGGGGCGTCACAGCATCGCGGGGAGCCGCGGCGAGCCCCGGCCGCGCCGCCGAGCCCCGGCTCCTGCGCTGCGGGGGCgagcggcggcgcggggcggcgggggggaggctcctgcttcttctccttcttctctcgctgggttttttttccccttcgcCTCTGCGCtggctgcccggggagctgAGCGGAGCAGGATCGGTGCCTCCGCCTCCCGGCTGCCGCAGGCTTCCTCTCCCGCAATACATTCGTGCACCCGGGGCTCAGCCTCGCCGGGGGCGCGGGGGGGCGCGGGCGGGCTCCCGCTCCGCTCGCCGCAGCGTCGGCAAAGGCAGCGGGGTCAAACTTTGCGGGAACTCGCTGGCAGCCCCTCGGTGCCCCCGGGCGAGCCCCGCCGGCTGCCCGCGCACGGAGCGCCGCATGCCCGGGGCtcccgcggccccggcggcggcaccggcggcggctccgcgccccccccgccgccccgTCCTCCCTCCTTCGCCCAGTGCCATCCCTCCCCCTGTATTTCGCTTTTAAACTGCAGCTGTTGA
- the PLPP7 gene encoding inactive phospholipid phosphatase 7 translates to MPASQPRSRARDRNNVLNRAEFLSLNQPLKGNQEGRSSSRKQSGQAGAAGAQSGGPKERRQSQQLPEEDCMQLNPSFKGIAFNSLLAIDICMSKRLGVCANRASSWGGARSMINLLGITGHGIPWIAGTLICLVKSSTLAGQEVLMNLLLALLLDIMIVAGLQKLAKRKGPYDITPGLLDYLTMDTYAFPAGHASRVAMLSKFFLNHLVLAIPLRILLVLWALCVGLSRVMIGRHHITDVLSGFVFGYLQFRLVELIWMSSNTCQMLISIW, encoded by the exons ATGCCAGCATCCCAGCCACGCTCCAGGGCCAGAGACAGGAACAATGTCCTCAACAGGGCTGAGTTCCTGTCCCTGAACCAGCCCTTGAAGGGGAACCAGGAgggcaggagctccagcaggaagCAGAGCGGCCAGGCCGGGGCAGCCGGTGCCCAGAGCGGCGGCCCCAAGGAGCGGCGGCAGTCGCAGCAGCTGCCCGAGGAGGATTGCATGCAGCTCAACCCCTCCTTCAAGGGAATCGCCTTCAACTCGCTGCTGGCCATCGATATCTGCATGTCCAAGAGGCTGGGGGTGTGTGCCAACAGAGCCTCCTCCTGGGGGGGTGCCCGCTCCATGATCAACCTGCTGGGGATAACAGGGCACGGCATCCCCTGGATCGCGGGCACGCTCATCTGCCTGGTGAAGAGCAGCACGCTGGCAGGCCAGGAGGTCCTCATGAACCTGCTGCTGG CCCTGCTCCTGGACATCATGATCGTGGCAGGTCTGCAGAAGCTGGCCAAGAGGAAGGGCCCCTACGACATCACCCCTGGCCTGTTGGACTACCTGACCATGGACACGTACGCCTTTCCCGCCGGGCACGCCAGCAGGGTGGCCATGCTCTCCAAGTTCTTCCTCAACCACCTGGTCCTGGCCATCCCTCTCCGCATCCTGCTGGTGCTCTGGGCCCTCTGTGTGGGCCTGTCCCGTGTGATGATCGGGAGGCACCACATCACCGACGTCCTCTCCGGCTTTGTGTTCGGCTACCTGCAGTTCAGGCTGGTGGAGTTGATATGGATGTCTTCCAACACGTGTCAGATGTTGATATCCATCTGGTGA